TTGCAAAGGATGAAATCGATCTGATGCTGGAACTTTCGTCAGATCTAAAGCGTAGATTTGCCGTTGGTGAACTTACGCCCTGGTTACTTTACAAAACGGTTTTTATGATCTTCTTCGATGAGTCGACAAGAACACGCAATTCTATTGAAGCTGGTATTACACAACTCGGCGGACATGCACACTTCCTGAATCCAAAAGTCATGCAGACAGCCCACGGTGAAGTTGCGCGTGATACAGCGATGATCTTGTCGAGATTTGGCCACGCTATTGCTGTGAGACATTGCGCATACAAGATTGGAAATGCATATCTAAGAGAACTGGCGAAATACTCCTCGGTTCCGATACTCAATCTTCAGGATGACTACTATCATCCCATGCAGGTACTCGCAGATATAATGACCATTCGTGAAAAGTTCGGGCAGAATACCCGAGGCTTGAAAGTCACTATCAGTTGGGCGTACGCGGAAAGTCATCTGAAACCTCTTTCCGTGCCTCAATCACAGATACTGCTATTCCCAAGATATGGCCTTGACGTGACGCTGGCATATCCCGAGGGTTTTGACCTGATGCCAGAAATTGTAGAACAGGCAAAAAAGAACGCTGAAGAAAATGGGACAAAATTTGAAATAGTACATGATATGGATGAAGCCTTTAAAGATGCCGATATCGTCATTCCCAAGTCCTGGGGTGGTTTCTTCATTTCTGACGATCCCAAAAAGATCATGGAAGAAACGCGAAAGCACAAAGACTGGATATGTACCCCAGAACGCATGAAACTCGCTAAAAAGCATGCCATTTATATGCATGCCCTTCCGGCTGACAGAGGCAGGGAAGTTGTCAACGAAGTTATAGATGGTCCGCAGTCTGTTGTGATCGACGAAGCGGAAAACAGGTTACATACTGCAAAAGCCGTAATGGCCCTCACTATGGGGGGCAGGCCGTGAGCTACGACCTCGCTTTAAAGAGAGGAACACTCTGCGACGGGTTCAACATCTGGACCGGTAACCTGTACATTTCGGACGGCAAGATCATGGCCATAACGCCGCCTGAAGAGAACTTCAAGGCCAGACAGTCTTATGACTGCTCTGGCCTTTTTATCTTCCCGGGATTTATCGATCCACACGTACACTTGAAGCTCGATCTGGGAAAGTACATATCTTCCGATGATTTTGAAAGTGGTTCTGCGGCAGCGTTGAGTGGTGGGGTAACCACTTTCTTTGACTTTACCGAGCCCGTGCGAAGCATGAATGATCTCAAAACATTCTTTGAAGAAAAGCTTACTCAAGCAGAAAAATCAAGGATAGATTATGGATTGCACTTAACCCTTGGAGGCAACCCAACTTTTTCGATGGAAGAACTGGTGAATTTTGCTCTAGATAGCGGTATGCCTTCGATAAAGATCTTTACTGCCTATGGTGATAGTAATAGGCGCACAGATCGCGGACATTTGTATGAATTAATGATACTGTCCGGTAAAAAAGGATTGGTTGTACTAGTACACGCCGAAGATGATGAACTTATAAATCAGAATTCCAAATGCTTTCCTAACGTTATTGAGCATCTATCAGATATTCGCTCCTCTGAGAGCGAACTCCTTGCAGTCATCGATGTGGTCAAGCTGGCACAGCTTGGCGGTGGACAGGCTTATATCGTCCATCTTTCCAGTGGATTGACTCTATCCGAACTTTTCAAATGTGGTTCTGAATGGAATAAAAATGTCGTTATAGAAACCTGTCCTCAATACCTGGTATTGAATAATACCAAATTACGCGGGGAAAATAACTATCTCTATAGCTTTTGTCCACCACTCAGGAGCGAAAATGAAAGGCAAATATTGTTGAAGTTTTTTAAAAACGGAAAGGTTCAAACCATAGGTACTGATCATTGCCCTTTCAGTATAAAAGAAAAGAAGGAAAATGCCCCTGATTTAAGGAACATTCCTTACGGGATTCCATCGCTTGGTTTTACTTTTTCGTTGTTGAGAAGCCATATCTCTGATCCGCTGTTACTCGCACGATTGCTCAGCGTTAATCCGGCGAGGTATCTGGGAATATTCCCGGAAAAAGGCTCATTGAAACCAGGAACAGATGCAGATCTTGCCGTAGTTGATATGGAGAAGAATTGGACCATTAGTAGACCATTGTTTGGAAGAGCTGAATATTCGCCGTACTATGGACTTACTGTGAAAGGAAAGGTGAAAATGACTTTCCTCAGGGGGATGATCGCTTACGATGGAAAAGAGATAACCCTCGATCCTGGAACAGGACGTTTCTTAAAAAGGAGAGCCATATATTGGGGGGATTGACTTGATTATCAAAAACGTTTCCATATTCACCGGAAAAGATTATATTGAGCAAGGTTACGTAGTCATATCCGGAGAGAACTTTTCCTCTGTCGGCGCGGGAGAGCCTTTGGAGAAAGAAGATAAAATTATAGATGGTCAGGGTAAGCTGTTGATGCCCGGATTTATCAATGCCCACGCCCATATTTACTCTACTTTCGCGCGGGGAATGATACTCGATTATTTCAATCCTTCTTCGTTCACAGAGTTACTCGAACAGTTGTGGTGGAGGCTTGACAGAAAGCTAACCCTGCCAGAAATAGAGCTGAGTGCATACGTTGCCGCTATTGAGTCCGTTGAATCAGGGGTCACTTCTCTCATCGATCATCATTCCTCACCATCTGAAATCAGAGGGTCTCTCAGAGCTATTGCGGATGCAGTGAATGCTGTAGGTCTCAGGATAGACAGTTGTTATGAGGTATCCGATCGCGACGGTCTCAAGGCTGCGGAGGATGGAATAGCAGAAAACATCGATTTCTTCGCTAAAAGGAACGAATTCAGAAGTGCTCATTTCGGTCTTCACGCGAGTTTCACCCTCGGAGAAGAGACCCTGAATAAAGTTTCTGAAGTGTCGAAGGGGAAAGTACCGATTCACGTTCACGTAGCAGAAGGCCCGGAGGATGAAGAAAACAGCCTGTTGAGGTATGGGAAGAGAATAATTCACCGTTTTCAGGAACACGGGCTGACCACACCGGGTTCCATTTACGCGCATTGCATACACATCAGTAACGATGAAGCGCAAATTATAAAAGAGAGTGATGGATATATCGTTGTTAATGCTCAGTCTAATTTAAACAACGGTGTTGGCATATCTTACTGGCCGGATTTTTTAAAGATGGGCGTTAAAGTTGGTATTGGTAACGATGGCTTTGGCTTTAACCTTGCAAAGGACCTTCGCTTTTTCCTGTTGACCCCGCATCATGAGAAGAGGGATCCAAGGGTTTCCGGCGTGAATGACCTCATAAAGACATTCTTTAGAACCAATGCAGAAATCGCCACACGTTCATTTGGGAAAGAACTGGGGTACATAGAACCAGGTCAAAGGGCTGATTTCGTACTCATCGATTATACCCCGCCAACGCCTATTGAAAGAGATAACTTCATCGGACATTTCTTCTACGGCGTCATAGACAATCTGAAGGTAACTGATGTTTTTGTATCTGGAAAACAAATTGTGAGCGAAGGTGAAATTGTAACGGTCGATAAGCAGGCGATTTATAGTGAAGCGAGAAAACTCGCCAGCGCACTCTGGAAAAGACTGTGAAAGAGGGTGTTGAATATGGAGCTGACTGTT
This genomic interval from Kosmotoga pacifica contains the following:
- a CDS encoding dihydroorotase; the protein is MSYDLALKRGTLCDGFNIWTGNLYISDGKIMAITPPEENFKARQSYDCSGLFIFPGFIDPHVHLKLDLGKYISSDDFESGSAAALSGGVTTFFDFTEPVRSMNDLKTFFEEKLTQAEKSRIDYGLHLTLGGNPTFSMEELVNFALDSGMPSIKIFTAYGDSNRRTDRGHLYELMILSGKKGLVVLVHAEDDELINQNSKCFPNVIEHLSDIRSSESELLAVIDVVKLAQLGGGQAYIVHLSSGLTLSELFKCGSEWNKNVVIETCPQYLVLNNTKLRGENNYLYSFCPPLRSENERQILLKFFKNGKVQTIGTDHCPFSIKEKKENAPDLRNIPYGIPSLGFTFSLLRSHISDPLLLARLLSVNPARYLGIFPEKGSLKPGTDADLAVVDMEKNWTISRPLFGRAEYSPYYGLTVKGKVKMTFLRGMIAYDGKEITLDPGTGRFLKRRAIYWGD
- a CDS encoding ornithine carbamoyltransferase — encoded protein: MSSMLRGRHFITTQEFAKDEIDLMLELSSDLKRRFAVGELTPWLLYKTVFMIFFDESTRTRNSIEAGITQLGGHAHFLNPKVMQTAHGEVARDTAMILSRFGHAIAVRHCAYKIGNAYLRELAKYSSVPILNLQDDYYHPMQVLADIMTIREKFGQNTRGLKVTISWAYAESHLKPLSVPQSQILLFPRYGLDVTLAYPEGFDLMPEIVEQAKKNAEENGTKFEIVHDMDEAFKDADIVIPKSWGGFFISDDPKKIMEETRKHKDWICTPERMKLAKKHAIYMHALPADRGREVVNEVIDGPQSVVIDEAENRLHTAKAVMALTMGGRP
- the ssnA gene encoding putative aminohydrolase SsnA; translated protein: MIIKNVSIFTGKDYIEQGYVVISGENFSSVGAGEPLEKEDKIIDGQGKLLMPGFINAHAHIYSTFARGMILDYFNPSSFTELLEQLWWRLDRKLTLPEIELSAYVAAIESVESGVTSLIDHHSSPSEIRGSLRAIADAVNAVGLRIDSCYEVSDRDGLKAAEDGIAENIDFFAKRNEFRSAHFGLHASFTLGEETLNKVSEVSKGKVPIHVHVAEGPEDEENSLLRYGKRIIHRFQEHGLTTPGSIYAHCIHISNDEAQIIKESDGYIVVNAQSNLNNGVGISYWPDFLKMGVKVGIGNDGFGFNLAKDLRFFLLTPHHEKRDPRVSGVNDLIKTFFRTNAEIATRSFGKELGYIEPGQRADFVLIDYTPPTPIERDNFIGHFFYGVIDNLKVTDVFVSGKQIVSEGEIVTVDKQAIYSEARKLASALWKRL